From one Rhizobium leguminosarum genomic stretch:
- a CDS encoding ABC transporter ATP-binding protein produces the protein MTALLHLSHVTKIYRQGGMLGRRLVTAVKDVSFELGEEPEILSIVGESGSGKSTIAAMILGQTEPTEGQLEFSGKTVSIHSRAERKAFMKEVQPVLQNPFEAFNPLKRVDRYLFETARNLSGPGKRIDRKEAERMADAALVHVGLTLEEVKGRFPHELSGGQLQRVAIARALIPQPRLLVADEPVSMVDASLRMAIVNLFGRLKNELGLSIIYITHDLATAYYVSDNIIIMRKGEIVERGQARPVLDNPQHPYSRALKEAVLAADFSPAM, from the coding sequence TTGACCGCTCTGCTTCACCTCTCGCATGTCACGAAAATCTACCGGCAGGGCGGCATGCTCGGCCGGCGCCTGGTCACGGCGGTCAAGGACGTCAGCTTCGAACTTGGCGAGGAGCCGGAGATCCTGTCGATCGTCGGCGAATCCGGCTCGGGCAAATCGACGATCGCGGCGATGATCCTGGGGCAGACCGAACCGACGGAAGGGCAGCTGGAATTCTCCGGCAAAACCGTCTCCATCCATAGCCGGGCCGAGCGGAAGGCCTTCATGAAGGAGGTCCAGCCGGTCCTGCAGAACCCCTTCGAAGCCTTCAATCCGCTGAAGCGGGTCGATCGTTATCTGTTCGAGACGGCCCGCAATCTGTCAGGCCCGGGAAAACGGATCGACCGGAAAGAAGCGGAACGCATGGCCGATGCCGCGCTGGTGCATGTCGGCCTGACACTTGAAGAGGTGAAAGGCCGGTTTCCCCACGAATTGTCCGGCGGCCAGCTTCAGCGCGTCGCCATTGCCCGCGCGCTGATCCCGCAACCCCGCCTGCTGGTCGCCGACGAACCGGTCTCGATGGTCGACGCGTCGCTGCGCATGGCGATCGTCAACCTGTTCGGCCGCCTGAAAAACGAGCTCGGGCTATCGATCATCTACATCACCCATGATTTGGCCACCGCCTATTACGTCAGCGACAACATCATCATCATGCGAAAGGGCGAAATCGTCGAGCGGGGACAGGCTCGCCCCGTGCTGGATAATCCGCAGCATCCCTACTCGCGCGCGCTCAAGGAGGCGGTGCTTGCCGCGGATTTCAGCCCGGCGATGTAA
- a CDS encoding ABC transporter ATP-binding protein, which yields MDPLVEIENLKAYYRAFLFGVDREVRAVDDISLTIGRGEVYGVAGESSSGKTTLIKTIAGAIRPPLRVVSGSVKFHFAGGTQDIYAMKPEERMALRWKHLSYIMQGSMNVLNPVRRIRHSFTDFAFRHMPVGRQVFFEKVAAHLQRLKLDPHLLDAYPHELSGGMRQRMTIALATILTPEFIIADEPTTALDVIVQRDVLSMIREIQREMGSSFLFVTHDMGVHATVSDRIGIVYAGRLVEEAPTAKLFSKPLHPYTQHLVGSLPRIGDATTRPSLEGRPPNLAMPPEGCRFHPRCPKRMDICSQKVPPLVTVEPERRVACFAVTGDQV from the coding sequence ATGGACCCTTTGGTCGAAATCGAGAATCTGAAAGCCTATTACCGCGCCTTCCTCTTTGGCGTCGATCGCGAAGTGCGCGCCGTCGACGATATCAGCCTGACGATCGGCCGCGGCGAGGTCTATGGCGTTGCCGGTGAATCGAGCAGCGGCAAGACGACCCTGATCAAAACCATCGCCGGCGCCATCCGGCCGCCGCTCCGGGTCGTCTCGGGGAGCGTGAAATTCCATTTCGCCGGCGGCACCCAGGATATCTACGCGATGAAGCCGGAGGAGCGCATGGCGCTGCGCTGGAAACATCTGTCCTATATCATGCAGGGCTCGATGAATGTGCTCAATCCGGTGCGCCGGATCCGCCATTCCTTCACCGATTTCGCCTTTCGCCACATGCCGGTCGGCAGACAGGTTTTCTTCGAAAAAGTCGCCGCCCATCTGCAGCGGCTGAAGCTCGATCCGCATCTGCTCGACGCCTATCCGCACGAGCTCTCCGGCGGCATGCGCCAGCGCATGACCATTGCGCTCGCCACCATCCTGACGCCGGAATTCATCATCGCCGACGAACCGACGACGGCGCTCGACGTGATCGTTCAGCGCGACGTGCTGTCGATGATCCGCGAGATCCAGCGCGAGATGGGTTCGTCCTTCCTGTTCGTCACCCATGATATGGGCGTGCACGCAACGGTCTCCGACCGCATCGGCATCGTCTATGCCGGGCGTCTGGTCGAGGAAGCGCCGACCGCCAAACTCTTCAGCAAGCCGCTCCATCCCTATACACAGCATCTGGTCGGCAGCCTGCCGCGCATCGGCGATGCGACGACCAGGCCCTCGCTGGAGGGGCGTCCGCCGAACCTTGCCATGCCGCCGGAAGGCTGCCGGTTTCACCCGCGCTGTCCGAAGCGCATGGATATCTGTTCACAGAAGGTGCCGCCGCTCGTCACCGTCGAGCCGGAGCGCCGTGTCGCGTGTTTCGCAGTTACGGGAGATCAGGTTTGA
- a CDS encoding ABC transporter permease, with protein sequence MFTIVRDLARQNLEFLCGLLLFAVIVGFIILSYFSPYAPTDIYLLPPDMPPDGDYWLGTTSRGQDVFWQLTTALRNTLYFGIGVAFLSRIISLVVGLVAGYAGGAVDRVLMAINDSIMVIPQFPLLILFYFVLKDSMTWTTLIVIMASLGWSYDARLIRSVAIGLKTRPFTTQSVYSGMSMRKILVEEHLPYVLPIVFATTMNNMIWSIGMEITLSVLGFTDIETPTMGMMIYWANAHSALISGIWWWVAAPVAVIVILFLALFLLSMSMNEYNDPRSRLNRMGS encoded by the coding sequence ATGTTTACCATCGTCCGCGACCTCGCACGCCAAAACCTGGAATTCCTCTGCGGCCTGCTGCTCTTTGCCGTCATCGTCGGGTTCATCATCCTGTCCTATTTCTCGCCCTACGCCCCGACGGACATCTATCTGCTGCCGCCCGATATGCCGCCCGACGGCGATTACTGGCTGGGCACGACATCGCGCGGCCAGGACGTTTTCTGGCAGCTGACGACCGCCCTTCGCAACACCTTGTATTTCGGCATTGGCGTTGCTTTTCTTTCCCGCATCATATCGCTGGTCGTCGGCTTGGTCGCCGGTTATGCCGGCGGCGCGGTCGACCGGGTGCTGATGGCGATCAACGATAGCATCATGGTCATCCCGCAATTTCCGCTGCTGATCCTTTTCTATTTCGTGCTGAAGGACAGCATGACCTGGACGACGCTGATCGTCATCATGGCCTCGCTCGGCTGGTCCTACGATGCGCGCCTGATCCGCTCGGTGGCGATCGGCCTGAAGACCAGGCCGTTTACCACCCAGAGCGTCTATTCCGGCATGAGCATGCGCAAGATCCTCGTCGAGGAGCACCTGCCCTATGTGCTGCCGATCGTCTTCGCCACCACGATGAACAACATGATCTGGTCGATCGGCATGGAGATCACGCTCTCGGTGCTCGGATTCACCGATATCGAGACGCCGACCATGGGCATGATGATCTATTGGGCCAATGCGCACTCGGCGCTGATATCGGGAATTTGGTGGTGGGTGGCGGCACCCGTCGCCGTTATCGTCATCCTCTTCCTGGCGCTCTTCCTGCTGTCGATGTCGATGAACGAATACAATGATCCGCGCAGCCGGCTCAACCGGATGGGAAGTTAG
- a CDS encoding ABC transporter permease — translation MTSYLIFVLKRFGQFLLVVFLGVSITFFVTHLTPIDPVEESIGAITQMGQSDPNAIELMRQSLRELYGMQGSIWQQYVHFWLRLATGDLGPSLSAFPTPVSTIIMRSLPWTIGLMTISTLITFVLGNAIGALAGYYRKNMVLKAVSLVCIALLPIPYYILAFVLLIVFGYLWPVLPINGGYEMNANLNLSFALVLDILEHSILPALSLILVGAGSWLIGMRALVSNIITDDYVVFAELGGVPKRKILRSYIARNAMVPQFTGLAMSLGAIFNGTVITEIVFGYPGIGNLLISAVHAGDYSLVLGLSALSIVGVAAAVFIIDILSPLIDPRIKVE, via the coding sequence ATGACGTCCTATCTGATCTTTGTGCTGAAGCGGTTTGGTCAGTTTCTGCTTGTCGTCTTTCTTGGCGTCAGCATCACATTCTTCGTCACCCACCTGACCCCGATCGATCCGGTCGAAGAAAGCATAGGCGCCATCACCCAGATGGGGCAGTCCGATCCGAATGCGATCGAACTGATGCGCCAGTCGCTTCGCGAGCTTTACGGCATGCAGGGCTCGATCTGGCAGCAATATGTGCATTTCTGGCTGCGGCTTGCGACCGGTGATCTCGGCCCCTCGCTGTCTGCCTTTCCCACGCCCGTTTCCACCATCATTATGCGGTCCCTGCCCTGGACGATCGGGCTGATGACGATCTCCACCCTGATCACCTTCGTGCTCGGAAACGCGATCGGCGCGCTCGCCGGCTATTACCGGAAGAATATGGTGCTGAAGGCCGTCAGCCTCGTCTGCATCGCCCTGCTTCCCATTCCCTATTATATTCTGGCCTTCGTGCTGCTCATCGTGTTCGGCTATCTCTGGCCGGTTCTGCCGATCAACGGCGGCTATGAGATGAACGCCAATCTAAATCTCTCCTTCGCCCTGGTGCTCGATATTCTCGAACACTCGATCCTGCCGGCGCTGTCGCTGATCCTGGTGGGCGCCGGCAGCTGGCTGATCGGCATGCGCGCGCTGGTATCCAACATCATCACCGATGACTACGTCGTCTTTGCCGAGCTTGGCGGCGTTCCAAAGCGGAAAATTCTCCGCTCCTATATCGCCCGCAATGCCATGGTGCCGCAATTTACCGGGCTTGCCATGTCGCTCGGGGCGATCTTCAACGGCACCGTCATCACCGAAATCGTCTTCGGCTATCCCGGCATCGGCAACCTGCTGATTTCGGCGGTGCATGCCGGCGACTACAGCCTGGTGCTCGGCCTTAGTGCCTTGTCGATCGTCGGCGTCGCCGCCGCCGTGTTCATCATCGACATTCTGAGCCCGCTGATCGACCCGCGCATCAAGGTGGAATAG
- a CDS encoding ABC transporter substrate-binding protein, with protein sequence MQQLKRLAFGVALAALGLTAAAKADDYTSLPRKETLIVENPEGTIKNPGWFNIWVNAGAGVSTGLQQLTMDTLWYIDPEQGLGGSTWDSSLAADKPQYNADFTEMTVKLRKGLFWSDGVEFTADDVVYTVKTQMDHPGMVWSAAFSVQVASVEATDPQTVVFKLKKPNSRFHALFTVRWNGAWIMPKHVFEKVADPVRYDFANPVSLGAYKLKAYDPQGKWYTWEKRDDWQKTSLARFGEPAPKYVTYVDPGPPDKRTIAQLEHNLDIIHDNTPEGMFTLKEKSKSVETWFPGFPFAHPDPTLPAVIFNTQDPTFNNPDVRWALALLIDIKAVDMASYRGTATLSALGVPPTAIAMKDYQAPMQDWLKDFEIDTGKQKIKPYDPTIGQQVADLLRKQPKFKDQIPTDPQAISTAFGYGWWKPNPQAAGELLEKAGFKKSGGKWMTPDGKPFKIRMTVEGDTRSVFTRAGTLIAQQWAAFGIDAKAVPTTNLWQVALQPGDFQVAIAWSVETWGGDPDLSFFLDSWHSQFVAKKGDVQPPRNWQRWTNPELDKIIETIRGISADDPKGIELGKDYLKLVAKEMPTIPLMSYNVFTSMDTTYWTGYPTIADPYTDPVPNWANSRLMMVKLKPAQPK encoded by the coding sequence ATGCAACAGTTGAAGAGGCTCGCATTTGGCGTCGCGCTGGCCGCACTCGGCCTGACGGCGGCGGCCAAGGCCGATGACTATACCTCCTTGCCGCGCAAGGAGACGCTCATCGTCGAAAATCCGGAAGGGACGATCAAAAATCCCGGCTGGTTCAACATCTGGGTCAATGCCGGCGCCGGTGTTTCCACAGGTCTACAGCAGCTGACCATGGATACGCTCTGGTATATCGACCCCGAACAAGGGCTTGGCGGCTCGACCTGGGACAGTTCGCTGGCCGCCGACAAGCCGCAATATAATGCCGACTTCACCGAGATGACCGTGAAACTGCGCAAAGGGCTCTTCTGGAGCGACGGCGTCGAGTTCACAGCCGATGACGTCGTCTATACCGTCAAGACGCAGATGGATCACCCCGGCATGGTCTGGAGTGCTGCCTTCTCGGTACAGGTGGCAAGCGTCGAGGCGACCGATCCCCAGACCGTGGTGTTTAAGCTGAAGAAGCCCAATTCGCGCTTCCACGCCCTTTTCACCGTGCGCTGGAACGGCGCATGGATCATGCCCAAGCATGTGTTCGAGAAGGTCGCCGATCCGGTTCGCTATGATTTCGCCAACCCCGTCTCGCTCGGCGCCTACAAGCTCAAGGCTTATGATCCCCAGGGCAAATGGTATACCTGGGAGAAGCGTGACGACTGGCAGAAGACATCGCTTGCGCGCTTCGGCGAGCCGGCCCCGAAATATGTGACTTACGTCGATCCCGGCCCACCGGATAAACGCACCATCGCTCAGCTCGAGCACAATCTCGATATCATCCACGACAACACGCCGGAGGGCATGTTCACCCTCAAGGAGAAATCCAAGTCGGTCGAGACCTGGTTCCCGGGCTTCCCCTTCGCCCATCCGGATCCGACGCTTCCGGCGGTGATTTTCAACACCCAGGACCCGACCTTCAACAATCCCGACGTGCGCTGGGCGCTGGCCCTGCTGATCGACATCAAGGCCGTCGACATGGCAAGCTATCGCGGCACCGCCACGCTCTCGGCACTCGGTGTGCCACCGACGGCGATCGCCATGAAAGACTATCAGGCGCCGATGCAGGATTGGCTGAAGGATTTCGAGATCGATACCGGCAAGCAGAAGATCAAGCCCTACGACCCGACGATTGGCCAGCAGGTCGCCGATCTGCTGCGCAAGCAGCCGAAGTTCAAGGACCAGATCCCGACCGACCCGCAAGCGATCAGCACGGCCTTCGGCTATGGCTGGTGGAAGCCGAATCCGCAGGCAGCCGGCGAGCTGCTTGAAAAGGCAGGCTTCAAGAAGAGCGGTGGCAAATGGATGACCCCAGATGGCAAGCCGTTCAAGATCCGGATGACGGTGGAGGGCGACACGCGCTCCGTCTTCACCCGGGCAGGCACGCTGATCGCACAGCAATGGGCCGCCTTCGGCATCGATGCCAAAGCGGTGCCGACGACCAATCTGTGGCAGGTTGCGCTGCAGCCCGGCGATTTCCAGGTAGCGATTGCCTGGAGCGTCGAGACCTGGGGCGGCGATCCTGATCTGTCGTTCTTCCTCGACAGCTGGCACTCGCAGTTCGTGGCCAAGAAAGGTGACGTTCAGCCGCCGCGCAACTGGCAGCGCTGGACCAATCCGGAGCTTGACAAGATCATCGAGACCATTCGCGGCATCAGCGCCGACGATCCGAAGGGCATCGAGCTCGGCAAGGATTATCTGAAGCTGGTCGCCAAAGAAATGCCGACGATCCCGCTGATGTCCTATAACGTCTTTACCTCGATGGACACGACCTATTGGACCGGCTACCCCACCATCGCAGACCCCTATACCGACCCAGTGCCGAACTGGGCGAATTCCAGGCTGATGATGGTCAAGCTGAAGCCGGCTCAACCGAAATAA
- a CDS encoding alpha-N-arabinofuranosidase: MKTNVVAHRDFRIATIDARLYSSFLEHLGRAIYGGIYEPGHPTADEDGFRRDVLDLVRDLDTPYCRYPGGNFVSAYNWEDGVGPRSERPVRLDLAWRTREANQIGVNEFVDWCKKANTKPMLAVNLGSRGLDAARNFLEYCNHPGGTYYSDLRRKHGWANPHDVKLWCLGNEMDGPWQVGHKSAYEYGRLADETAKAMRGFDKSLELVVCGSSNSDMKTYPDWEAQVLEQCYDSADHISLHMYFANREKNTLNYLARATKLDRYITTIGGVIDYIKAKKRSKKTIRISFDEWNVWYHSNQQDKEILARDDWPDAPHLLEDVYNFEDVLQVGGILNTFIRRSDRVRIACIAQLVNVIAPIMTDDGGAAWRQTIYYPFYYASRYGRGSALQLVVDGPTYDSDEENDVPYLDVSAVHSEDGKALTFFAVNRHPQAALDFDVRLEGFGTARVIEQVEMTHGDLQAVNTAARQDTVAPVNVQSAKIEDGRLQAALKPLSYNVIRLSV; the protein is encoded by the coding sequence TTGAAAACCAATGTCGTTGCCCACCGCGATTTCCGCATCGCGACCATTGACGCCAGGCTCTACAGTTCATTTCTCGAGCATCTCGGAAGAGCGATCTACGGCGGCATTTACGAGCCCGGACATCCGACAGCCGACGAGGACGGCTTCCGCCGCGACGTGCTTGATCTGGTGCGTGATCTCGACACGCCCTACTGCCGTTATCCCGGCGGCAACTTCGTCTCGGCCTATAATTGGGAGGATGGCGTCGGCCCCCGCTCGGAGCGCCCGGTCCGTCTCGACCTTGCCTGGCGCACCCGCGAAGCCAATCAGATCGGCGTCAACGAATTCGTCGACTGGTGCAAGAAGGCAAACACCAAGCCGATGCTCGCCGTCAATCTGGGATCACGCGGCCTCGATGCCGCCCGCAATTTCCTGGAATATTGCAATCATCCCGGCGGCACCTATTATTCCGATCTGCGCCGCAAGCATGGCTGGGCCAACCCGCACGATGTCAAATTGTGGTGCCTCGGCAATGAGATGGACGGCCCCTGGCAGGTCGGACACAAGTCGGCCTATGAATATGGCCGGCTGGCGGACGAGACGGCCAAGGCCATGCGCGGCTTCGACAAGTCGCTGGAACTCGTGGTCTGCGGCTCCTCCAATTCCGATATGAAGACCTATCCGGATTGGGAGGCTCAAGTCCTCGAGCAGTGCTACGACAGCGCCGACCATATCTCGCTGCATATGTATTTTGCCAACCGCGAGAAGAATACGCTCAACTATCTCGCTCGCGCGACGAAGCTCGACCGCTACATCACCACGATCGGCGGCGTCATCGACTACATCAAGGCGAAAAAACGCTCGAAGAAGACGATCCGCATTTCCTTCGACGAATGGAATGTCTGGTATCATTCCAACCAGCAGGACAAGGAGATCCTGGCGCGCGACGATTGGCCGGATGCGCCGCATCTGCTGGAGGACGTCTATAATTTCGAAGACGTGCTGCAGGTCGGCGGTATCCTGAACACCTTCATCCGCCGCTCCGACCGGGTGCGCATCGCCTGCATCGCCCAGCTCGTCAACGTCATCGCCCCGATCATGACCGACGACGGCGGGGCCGCCTGGCGCCAGACGATCTATTACCCCTTCTACTACGCTTCCCGATACGGCCGCGGCTCGGCGCTGCAGCTGGTCGTCGATGGCCCGACGTATGACAGCGACGAGGAAAACGACGTCCCCTATCTCGACGTCTCGGCCGTCCATTCCGAGGATGGCAAGGCGCTGACCTTCTTTGCCGTCAACCGTCATCCGCAGGCGGCACTGGATTTCGACGTGCGGCTGGAAGGGTTCGGGACCGCCCGCGTCATCGAGCAGGTGGAGATGACCCATGGCGATCTGCAAGCCGTCAACACAGCTGCGCGGCAAGACACGGTCGCGCCGGTCAATGTCCAGAGTGCGAAGATCGAGGACGGCAGGTTGCAGGCGGCGCTGAAGCCGCTGTCCTACAACGTCATTCGGCTGTCGGTCTGA
- a CDS encoding ArsR/SmtB family transcription factor: MERSFLTIAAGENNTAIRALSAPARVEMLKLLCAKGPTNINDIAEALSLPQSTVATGIQILEEAGLVESRLAKARKGNQKICSAVYSEILISFEESAAQRANNIIEVEMPVGLYTSCDVHAPCGLCSTESVIGPLDVPDYFLDPQRMQAGLVWFGRGYVEYKFPNNAKVLNKDIRAIEFSMELSSEVPGTNADWPSDITLWVNGMAIGTWTSPGDYGDKRGAFTPAWWKLEGSQYGMMKTWRISTRGTFIDGVAASNVTLGDLALGQHSSIRLRVGIAENAGHTGGVNIFGRSFGNHGRDIIMRLHV, encoded by the coding sequence ATGGAACGTTCGTTTTTGACGATTGCCGCCGGTGAGAATAACACGGCGATACGGGCGCTTTCGGCGCCGGCGCGGGTTGAGATGCTGAAGCTCCTCTGCGCCAAAGGGCCGACGAATATCAACGATATCGCCGAGGCGCTTTCCCTTCCGCAATCCACCGTCGCCACCGGCATACAGATTTTGGAGGAGGCCGGGCTCGTCGAGTCGCGGCTGGCGAAGGCCCGGAAGGGAAACCAGAAGATCTGCTCGGCGGTCTACAGCGAAATCCTGATCAGCTTTGAGGAAAGTGCTGCGCAACGGGCCAACAATATCATCGAAGTCGAGATGCCGGTGGGCCTCTACACCAGTTGCGACGTGCATGCGCCATGCGGTCTTTGCTCCACCGAGAGCGTCATCGGACCTCTCGATGTTCCCGACTATTTCCTTGATCCGCAGCGCATGCAGGCCGGGCTCGTCTGGTTTGGGCGAGGCTATGTCGAGTATAAATTCCCCAACAATGCCAAGGTCTTGAACAAGGATATCCGCGCCATCGAATTTTCGATGGAGCTGTCGTCGGAAGTGCCCGGCACCAATGCGGACTGGCCTTCCGACATTACGCTGTGGGTCAACGGCATGGCGATCGGAACCTGGACCTCGCCCGGCGACTATGGCGACAAACGCGGCGCCTTCACGCCGGCCTGGTGGAAGCTCGAAGGCTCGCAATATGGGATGATGAAGACTTGGCGCATCTCGACGCGCGGGACCTTCATCGACGGTGTCGCCGCATCGAATGTCACGCTCGGCGACCTGGCGCTCGGCCAGCACTCGTCCATCCGCCTGCGGGTCGGCATCGCCGAGAATGCCGGTCATACCGGCGGCGTCAATATTTTCGGCCGCAGCTTCGGAAATCACGGCCGTGATATCATCATGCGGCTGCATGTTTGA
- a CDS encoding cytochrome-c peroxidase, with amino-acid sequence MTTKIIWLARSGLAAGIGATALCLAILPLRQSSAAVAFGVHPGPMSRAGAFARAETLTALGRKIFSDPSLSASGLQACASCHDPAHAFGPASAKPVEIGGKDMHQPGLRAVPTLRYLQAVPSFTEHYYDSEDEGDESVDNGPTGGLTWDGRVDHGADQAKIPLLSPFEMGNKDAAEVAAKLRKTAYADDIKAAFGETVFDSPEDTFDAAAEALATFEQSGPDFYPYSSRYDAFLAGKATLTARELHGRQLFEDPEKGNCSSCHLSEPANDGEPPQFSDFGFLGLAAPRNMAIPANSDPNYHDLGLCGPERTDLAGHSEYCGLFRTPTLRNVALKKSFFHNGYFHTLRDVVSFYATRDSDPGRWYPKNADGTIRKYDDLPQAYWNNINQEPPFGRKPGDAPALTDPEIDDIVAFLGTLTDADLQPEASGH; translated from the coding sequence ATGACGACGAAAATCATCTGGCTTGCGCGCTCCGGCCTGGCGGCCGGCATCGGTGCGACAGCGCTCTGTCTGGCCATTCTGCCCCTGCGGCAAAGCAGCGCGGCGGTGGCTTTCGGCGTGCATCCCGGCCCGATGTCGCGCGCCGGGGCCTTCGCCCGGGCCGAGACGCTGACTGCGCTCGGCCGCAAGATATTCTCAGATCCGTCGCTATCGGCCTCGGGGCTGCAGGCCTGCGCGTCCTGTCATGATCCCGCTCACGCCTTCGGCCCGGCATCGGCCAAGCCGGTTGAGATAGGCGGCAAGGATATGCACCAGCCGGGCCTGCGCGCCGTCCCGACGCTGCGTTATCTGCAGGCGGTACCGTCTTTCACCGAACACTATTACGATTCCGAGGACGAGGGCGACGAAAGCGTCGACAATGGCCCGACCGGCGGCCTGACCTGGGACGGCCGCGTCGATCACGGCGCCGACCAGGCGAAGATCCCGCTGCTCTCGCCTTTCGAGATGGGCAACAAGGATGCTGCTGAGGTGGCGGCCAAATTGCGCAAGACGGCCTATGCCGACGACATCAAGGCGGCGTTCGGCGAGACGGTATTCGACAGTCCTGAAGATACCTTCGACGCCGCCGCCGAGGCGCTCGCCACCTTCGAGCAGAGCGGCCCGGACTTCTATCCCTATTCCAGCCGCTACGACGCCTTTCTCGCCGGCAAGGCGACGCTGACCGCTCGGGAATTGCACGGACGTCAGCTGTTCGAGGACCCGGAAAAGGGCAACTGTTCGAGCTGCCATCTGAGCGAACCCGCCAATGACGGCGAACCGCCACAATTTTCCGACTTCGGCTTCCTCGGGCTCGCGGCACCCCGCAACATGGCGATCCCGGCCAACAGCGACCCCAACTATCACGATCTCGGCCTCTGCGGGCCGGAGCGTACCGACCTTGCGGGCCATAGCGAATATTGCGGTCTGTTCCGCACGCCGACGCTCCGCAATGTCGCGCTAAAGAAGAGCTTCTTCCATAATGGCTATTTCCACACGCTGCGCGACGTCGTCTCCTTCTATGCGACCCGCGACAGCGATCCCGGCCGCTGGTATCCGAAGAATGCCGACGGCACGATCCGCAAGTATGACGACCTGCCGCAAGCCTATTGGAACAATATCAACCAAGAACCGCCCTTTGGTCGGAAGCCGGGCGACGCCCCCGCCCTCACCGACCCAGAAATCGACGACATCGTCGCCTTTCTGGGAACGCTGACCGATGCGGACCTGCAGCCGGAGGCGAGCGGGCATTAA